In Desulfotignum phosphitoxidans DSM 13687, a single window of DNA contains:
- a CDS encoding ATP-binding protein, translated as MNNTNYRYPRQAEARVVEGMSDTPVVLVAGPRQAGKTTLVSHIAGQGMRYLTLDDDVTLLAAREDPAGLIRSLDRAVIDEIQRAPELLPAIKKSVDEDRRFGRFLLTGSANLMVLPKVTESLAGRMETVILLPLSQSEIHRETTNWLDNVFAGRIPEAAVPVVGDDMAEIVVKGGYPEALARQTPRRRTAWCRQYVDALIQRDVRDIADIEKQEQLPRFLCALSQMAGQLCNYTKLGGQVGLDSKTAAKYMGVLEHMFLTKRIEPWTDNRFSRVVKTPKLQFIDSGLLTTLAGFSAISSPGDRTRFGHFLESFVFGELLKHATTADSDYHIFYYRDHDKVEVDYVVENTAGFLAGVEVKAAATVKENDLKGIRRLAKAAGRKWLCGIILYDGDITLPLGKNIWAAPLSSLWGNAP; from the coding sequence ATGAATAATACCAATTACCGATATCCCAGACAGGCTGAAGCCCGTGTCGTCGAGGGAATGTCAGATACCCCGGTAGTGCTGGTTGCCGGTCCGCGCCAGGCAGGCAAGACCACCCTGGTTTCACATATTGCCGGACAGGGAATGCGCTACCTGACCCTTGATGATGACGTCACCCTGCTTGCCGCCCGGGAAGATCCGGCTGGATTGATCCGCAGCCTTGATCGTGCCGTGATCGATGAAATCCAGCGGGCACCGGAACTTTTGCCGGCCATAAAAAAATCCGTGGATGAAGATCGCCGTTTCGGCCGTTTTCTGCTGACCGGTTCTGCCAATCTTATGGTGCTTCCAAAGGTAACCGAGTCGCTGGCCGGACGTATGGAAACGGTGATCCTGCTGCCGTTGTCACAAAGCGAAATACACCGGGAAACCACAAATTGGCTCGACAATGTGTTCGCCGGCCGGATTCCCGAAGCAGCCGTCCCGGTCGTCGGGGATGACATGGCTGAGATTGTTGTGAAAGGCGGATATCCGGAAGCCCTGGCACGTCAGACACCCAGGCGGCGAACCGCATGGTGCCGCCAGTATGTTGACGCCCTTATACAGCGGGATGTCAGAGATATTGCCGATATCGAAAAACAAGAGCAATTGCCCCGGTTCCTGTGCGCTCTGTCACAGATGGCGGGACAGCTGTGCAACTACACAAAACTGGGCGGACAGGTGGGACTGGACAGCAAAACCGCTGCAAAATACATGGGCGTGCTGGAGCATATGTTTCTGACAAAGCGGATCGAACCCTGGACAGATAACCGTTTCAGCCGGGTTGTAAAAACCCCCAAATTGCAGTTTATTGATTCAGGACTGCTGACAACTCTGGCGGGTTTCTCCGCCATATCCAGCCCCGGTGACCGGACCCGTTTCGGGCATTTTCTGGAAAGTTTTGTTTTCGGAGAGCTGCTAAAGCATGCCACAACAGCTGACAGTGATTATCACATATTTTACTACCGGGACCACGATAAGGTCGAGGTGGACTATGTGGTGGAAAATACCGCCGGGTTTCTGGCAGGTGTAGAGGTTAAAGCAGCCGCTACAGTAAAGGAAAACGACTTAAAAGGCATCCGACGTCTGGCAAAAGCCGCCGGCAGAAAGTGGCTTTGCGGCATTATTCTTTACGATGGCGACATCACACTGCCCCTTGGTAAAAACATCTGGGCCGCACCCCTGTCAAGTTTGTGGGGAAATGCACCATAA
- a CDS encoding HigA family addiction module antitoxin has product MAMYNPPHPGEIIREFCVEPLNINITEAAKALGVTRKTLSALLNGRAGISPEMALRLSKVFGRSPEGWLKLQLQYDLWKAKQSADIGNLKRIEAA; this is encoded by the coding sequence ATGGCTATGTATAATCCGCCTCATCCAGGCGAAATCATAAGGGAATTTTGTGTTGAACCGCTGAATATCAATATCACGGAAGCGGCAAAAGCACTGGGTGTTACTAGAAAGACTTTATCGGCGCTATTGAATGGGAGAGCGGGAATCAGTCCGGAAATGGCATTGAGATTGTCCAAAGTCTTTGGCCGATCACCCGAAGGCTGGCTCAAGCTTCAGCTCCAATATGATTTGTGGAAAGCTAAACAGTCAGCTGATATTGGCAATTTGA
- a CDS encoding WCX domain-containing protein yields MRHDIRIWVLSWGSKARVLAPESLKEMITSEIEALNRLYE; encoded by the coding sequence ATGCGCCATGATATCCGGATCTGGGTGCTCAGCTGGGGGAGCAAGGCCAGGGTGCTGGCACCAGAAAGCCTGAAAGAGATGATTACATCCGAGATTGAAGCGCTCAACCGGCTTTATGAGTGA
- a CDS encoding B12-binding domain-containing radical SAM protein: protein MFSLPFEQGPIRPVDEADSLLIRTTRGCPWNRCSFCSLYDTMKFSIRPVAEIKQDIWAAKDYFGGHPFDTCFLQDGDSFVMRTKDLIEILETLNKAFPSLRQISSYGRAQTMVKKSPQAIKEICDAGLNKLYCGMESGSLEVLEKIRKGITPESIIKSARMARQAGMHTTQFIILGLGGTELPDTHALETARVFNEINPDHIRVLTIGIKPGTDLDRQMTQGEWTRPSEAAMIAEQRLLLEHIDGIDSHYANHHSVDLLLEIRGQLPGDQQRLLGIMDRFLSLSESRQINFILGRRLGYYRTLDDQAREPDFLFVEKQVQKALASGHGSLEDIFHHLRTQVI, encoded by the coding sequence ATGTTTTCACTTCCCTTTGAGCAGGGACCGATCCGGCCGGTGGACGAGGCTGATAGCCTTTTGATCCGCACCACCCGGGGATGCCCCTGGAACCGGTGTTCTTTCTGCTCCCTGTATGACACCATGAAATTTTCCATCCGCCCGGTGGCGGAGATCAAGCAGGACATATGGGCGGCAAAAGACTATTTCGGGGGCCATCCGTTTGACACCTGCTTTCTTCAGGACGGGGACAGTTTTGTCATGCGGACCAAAGACCTGATTGAAATCCTTGAAACCCTGAATAAAGCGTTTCCTTCCCTCAGACAGATCAGCTCATACGGCCGGGCCCAGACCATGGTGAAAAAATCCCCCCAGGCCATCAAAGAGATCTGCGATGCCGGCCTGAACAAATTATACTGCGGCATGGAATCCGGCTCCTTGGAGGTCCTGGAAAAAATCCGGAAAGGGATCACCCCGGAATCCATCATTAAGTCCGCCCGCATGGCCCGGCAGGCCGGGATGCACACCACCCAGTTCATCATCCTGGGCCTGGGGGGCACGGAACTGCCCGACACCCACGCCCTGGAGACAGCCCGGGTATTCAATGAGATCAACCCGGACCATATCCGGGTGCTGACCATCGGGATCAAGCCGGGCACGGACCTGGACCGGCAGATGACGCAGGGCGAATGGACACGGCCCTCGGAAGCGGCCATGATCGCTGAGCAGCGCCTGCTTTTGGAACATATCGACGGTATTGACAGCCATTATGCCAACCACCACAGCGTGGATCTGCTGCTGGAGATCCGGGGGCAGCTGCCCGGGGACCAACAGCGGCTGCTGGGCATCATGGACCGGTTTCTGTCCCTGTCTGAATCCAGGCAGATCAACTTCATTCTGGGCCGGCGCTTAGGCTATTACCGGACCCTGGATGACCAGGCCCGTGAACCGGACTTCCTGTTTGTTGAAAAACAGGTTCAAAAAGCCCTGGCATCCGGCCATGGGAGCCTTGAAGACATTTTTCACCATCTGCGGACACAGGTTATCTGA
- a CDS encoding BrnT family toxin, with product MIKRSDFEWDSNKDKQNQEKHGVSFALAQLAFLDSDRVILEDLEHSEDEKRFYCLGRISGGIMTVRFIYRRNKIRIFGAGYWRKGKKIYERENQIHG from the coding sequence ATGATTAAACGATCTGATTTTGAATGGGATTCCAATAAAGACAAGCAGAATCAAGAAAAACATGGTGTTTCTTTTGCACTGGCACAACTTGCTTTTCTGGATTCTGATCGTGTTATCCTTGAAGATCTTGAACACAGTGAAGATGAAAAAAGGTTCTACTGCCTTGGCAGGATCTCCGGCGGGATAATGACGGTGCGGTTTATATACAGAAGAAATAAAATCAGAATTTTCGGCGCCGGGTATTGGCGGAAAGGAAAGAAAATATATGAAAGAGAAAATCAAATACACGGATGA